The stretch of DNA AGAAACGCATCCTCATCGTGGCGCACCGGACTGCAGCGACGCCGAGGCTGCTCAAGGCCGTCGCCGAGCGGGCTGCGCGCGAGCCGTGCAGGTTCACGCTGTTGGTGCCGCACCCGTATTGGGACCCGGGCACCGAAGAAGCGGCGATTACCCTCGAACTCGCAATCCCGCTGCTCGATGCCGCCGCAGGGTCGCACGTTCAGGGGATTGTCGGGGCGACCGACCCGTTCGAAAGCTGTGCGGGAGACACTTGAGCGCAACCACTATGATGAAGTGGTCGTTTCAACTTTGCCGCAGCGAGTGTCCCGGTGGCTGCATGTCGACCTTGGGCACCGTATCGCGCGGCTCGGTGTACCCGTAAGCGTCGTAACCGCCGAGCAGGCTGAGCGCACCCTTTTGCCGGAGACAAGGTCGGGTTGATCGAGCTGCGCCAGTACGGCGAAATCACGCTGACTCGCCTCCGCGCTCGCGAAGCAGCGGCGAGCCGGTTAGCGCAATGTTCGGCGATTGTGGAGATGTTGCCCCGTGTCCAGCATTCGAATTGGCAACCAGACCAGCTGCCATGCGCCCGCGCGGTTGCCCTACGAATTCGCCGTCGCCCAGGGGTTTGATGCCTTCGAGTGGCTAAGCGACAAGGGCCCCTCGGGGTGGTGTGAGGATGATATGTCGCAAGCGGAGCGGTCGGAACTACGCCGCAGCGCACAGCAGCGCGGCATACTATTCAGCGTACACGCTCCCGTCGCAGCCGATCCGACCCTCCCCTCCGGCGCCGAGGCCATCCGACGCACCATTCGCTTTGCTGGCGACGTGGGGGCGGGGGTCGTCAACCTGCACCTTTTCCCCGAACATGGCTCGAAGCAATTTGCCGAGGCGCTAAGGCCGCTGCTGGAGGCCGCACGATCGGCGCACGTGCGCCTCTGCCTGGAGAATATCCCTCAGACCTCACCCGATGAGTGCAACGCCCTCTTCGCCCTACTGGCTATGATGCCTGAGGCCGCCGGGCAGGTTGGCATGTGCCTCGATATGGGGCACGCAAACCTGTTCCCCGGCACGCGCAACGATTATCTCAAGTTCGTAGACCGACTTGGAGAGCACGTCCCGA from Betaproteobacteria bacterium encodes:
- a CDS encoding sugar phosphate isomerase/epimerase, which encodes MSSIRIGNQTSCHAPARLPYEFAVAQGFDAFEWLSDKGPSGWCEDDMSQAERSELRRSAQQRGILFSVHAPVAADPTLPSGAEAIRRTIRFAGDVGAGVVNLHLFPEHGSKQFAEALRPLLEAARSAHVRLCLENIPQTSPDECNALFALLAMMPEAAGQVGMCLDMGHANLFPGTRNDYLKFVDRLGEHVPIIHWHAHENWGDCDSHLPLFTGPSAHDDRGVRGLVSMPEAAWFPRVRGSGAVAAATGYPGRDPTATSAYA